A single genomic interval of Streptomyces sp. 1222.5 harbors:
- a CDS encoding cytochrome P450: MPLDPAPAPPPPPVRFWPVDDLPALDPDPFLDEVLREEPVTRIRLPHGDGYAWLVTRYEDVRFVTSDPRFSREEVVGRDVTTMRPVPVASQTAGLQYIDPPRHNRLRRVVARAFTGRSMQRLRPLAEHRAAELLDAMERAGAPADLMEHLHGPFPIAVIRDFLGVDEKDWHRWAQTGEALLSAGVESKERAAEAAKATRARIVELLQQRREDPREDLAGVLAQAAASGEITDDEAISLATAIQVSGGHAVRNNSGSMMYALLTHPGHMDRLRREPELLPRAVDELFRYVPHRNGVGIPRVATEDVEVGGQLVRAGDVVYNAYVSANRDPDVFADPDSLDFDRETAAHLAFGHGPHHCLAAIMARMEAEVMIGSVLTRFPAIRLAVPPEEVEFQRQGLIRGPRTLPVTW, from the coding sequence ATGCCCCTCGACCCCGCTCCGGCCCCGCCTCCGCCGCCGGTGAGGTTCTGGCCCGTCGACGATCTGCCCGCGCTGGACCCCGACCCCTTCCTGGACGAGGTGTTGCGCGAGGAACCGGTCACCCGGATCAGGCTGCCGCACGGCGACGGGTACGCCTGGCTGGTCACCCGCTACGAGGACGTCCGCTTCGTCACCTCCGACCCGCGCTTCTCCCGGGAAGAGGTCGTCGGCCGCGATGTCACCACCATGCGCCCCGTGCCGGTGGCTTCGCAGACGGCGGGACTGCAGTACATCGACCCGCCCCGGCACAACCGGCTGCGCCGGGTCGTCGCGCGTGCGTTCACCGGCAGGAGCATGCAGCGGCTGCGGCCGCTGGCCGAGCACCGGGCCGCCGAACTGCTGGACGCGATGGAACGCGCCGGCGCACCGGCCGACCTGATGGAGCACCTGCACGGGCCGTTCCCGATCGCCGTGATCCGTGACTTCCTCGGCGTCGACGAGAAGGACTGGCACCGCTGGGCGCAGACGGGCGAGGCGCTGCTGTCGGCGGGTGTCGAGTCCAAGGAACGTGCCGCCGAGGCCGCGAAGGCCACCCGGGCCCGCATCGTCGAACTGCTCCAGCAACGCCGCGAGGATCCCCGCGAGGACCTGGCCGGCGTGCTGGCGCAGGCCGCGGCCTCCGGCGAGATCACCGACGACGAGGCGATCTCCCTGGCCACCGCGATCCAGGTCAGCGGCGGTCACGCGGTCCGCAACAACAGCGGCTCGATGATGTACGCGCTGCTCACCCACCCCGGGCACATGGACCGGCTGCGCCGTGAGCCGGAACTGCTGCCCCGGGCCGTGGACGAACTGTTCCGCTACGTCCCGCACCGCAACGGCGTCGGCATCCCCAGGGTCGCCACCGAGGACGTGGAGGTGGGCGGCCAGCTGGTCCGGGCCGGCGACGTGGTCTACAACGCGTATGTCTCCGCCAACCGGGACCCGGACGTGTTCGCCGACCCCGACAGCCTGGACTTCGACCGCGAGACCGCCGCCCATCTGGCCTTCGGCCACGGCCCGCACCACTGCCTGGCCGCCATCATGGCCCGCATGGAGGCCGAGGTGATGATCGGCTCCGTACTCACCCGCTTCCCGGCGATCCGGCTGGCCGTGCCCCCCGAGGAGGTCGAGTTCCAGCGCCAGGGCCTGATCCGCGGTCCACGGACCCTGCCCGTGACCTGGTGA
- a CDS encoding phosphatidate cytidylyltransferase yields the protein MSDSSWGAPSYAGQAGYWGSTDGGPVQGAAPAGPPYDAPEAHQTRPMPIVPEAPAFGGAQDDDRGAARLGGPLFRDETFQDRPVPAETQNPEPMPDAPQPAPAPQKKSAGRDLSAAIGVGVGLGVVIVASLFVVKAVFVGVVAIAVVVGLWELTSRLQERKGIKAPLVPLAVGGAAMVVAGYVRGAEGAWVAMALTALAVLVWRMTEPPEGYLKDVTAGVFAAFYVPFLATFVAMMLTADDGPWRVLTFLLLTVVSDTGAYAVGWRFGKHKLAPRISPGKTREGLLGAVTFAMVAGALCMQFLIDDGTWWQGLLLGLAVAASATLGDLGESMIKRYLGIKDMGTLLPGHGGIMDRLDSLLPTAPVVWLLLVLFVGSA from the coding sequence ATGAGCGACTCTTCCTGGGGGGCACCGTCGTACGCGGGGCAGGCCGGGTACTGGGGGTCCACCGACGGTGGACCTGTCCAGGGGGCCGCCCCGGCGGGTCCCCCGTACGATGCGCCTGAGGCGCACCAGACTCGCCCCATGCCCATCGTGCCCGAGGCCCCCGCGTTCGGCGGGGCCCAGGACGACGACCGGGGGGCCGCTCGGCTGGGCGGTCCCTTGTTCCGAGACGAGACCTTCCAGGACCGGCCCGTCCCGGCCGAGACCCAGAATCCGGAGCCCATGCCCGACGCCCCGCAGCCGGCGCCAGCGCCGCAGAAGAAGAGCGCGGGCCGTGACCTGAGCGCGGCCATAGGCGTCGGCGTCGGGCTCGGTGTGGTGATCGTCGCGTCCCTGTTCGTCGTCAAGGCCGTGTTCGTCGGTGTCGTGGCGATCGCCGTCGTCGTCGGTCTGTGGGAGCTGACCAGCAGACTGCAGGAGCGCAAGGGCATCAAGGCGCCGCTCGTGCCGCTCGCGGTCGGTGGTGCGGCGATGGTGGTCGCCGGCTATGTGCGCGGTGCCGAGGGGGCGTGGGTCGCCATGGCCCTGACCGCCCTCGCGGTTCTGGTCTGGCGCATGACCGAACCACCGGAGGGCTACCTCAAGGACGTCACGGCCGGCGTCTTCGCCGCGTTCTACGTGCCGTTCCTGGCCACCTTCGTCGCGATGATGCTCACCGCCGACGACGGCCCCTGGCGGGTCCTCACCTTCTTGCTGCTGACGGTCGTCAGCGACACGGGCGCGTACGCGGTCGGCTGGCGTTTCGGCAAGCACAAGCTCGCCCCGCGCATCAGCCCCGGCAAGACCCGCGAGGGGCTGCTCGGCGCGGTGACCTTCGCCATGGTCGCGGGCGCGCTGTGCATGCAGTTCCTGATCGACGACGGCACCTGGTGGCAGGGCCTGCTGCTGGGGCTCGCGGTCGCGGCCAGTGCCACCCTGGGTGACCTGGGCGAGTCCATGATCAAGCGTTACCTGGGCATCAAGGACATGGGCACCCTGCTCCCCGGCCACGGCGGCATCATGGACCGGCTGGACTCCCTGCTGCCGACCGCGCCCGTGGTGTGGCTGCTGCTGGTCCTCTTCGTCGGTTCCGCCTGA
- the frr gene encoding ribosome recycling factor produces MIEETLLEAEEKMEKAVVVAKEDFAAIRTGRAHPAMFNKIVADYYGAPTPINQLASFSVPEPRMAVVTPFDKSALRNIEQAIRDSDLGVNPSNDGNIIRVVFPELTEERRREYIKVAKGKGEDAKVSIRSVRRKAKDAIDKLIKDGEVGEDEGRRAEKELDDLTAKYVAQVDELLKHKESELLEV; encoded by the coding sequence GTGATCGAAGAGACCCTCCTCGAGGCCGAGGAGAAGATGGAGAAGGCCGTCGTGGTCGCCAAGGAGGACTTCGCCGCGATCCGCACCGGCCGTGCGCACCCGGCGATGTTCAACAAGATCGTGGCCGACTACTACGGCGCCCCGACGCCGATCAACCAGCTGGCCTCGTTCTCCGTGCCGGAGCCGCGCATGGCGGTCGTGACCCCGTTCGACAAGAGCGCGCTGCGCAACATCGAGCAGGCGATCCGCGACTCCGACCTGGGCGTCAACCCCAGCAACGACGGCAACATCATCCGAGTGGTGTTCCCCGAGCTGACCGAGGAGCGCCGCCGCGAGTACATCAAGGTCGCCAAGGGCAAGGGTGAGGACGCGAAGGTCTCCATCCGCTCCGTGCGCCGCAAGGCCAAGGACGCCATCGACAAGCTGATCAAGGACGGCGAGGTCGGCGAGGACGAGGGCCGCCGTGCGGAGAAGGAACTCGACGACCTGACGGCGAAGTACGTCGCCCAGGTGGACGAGCTCCTCAAGCACAAGGAATCGGAGCTGCTCGAAGTCTGA
- the pyrH gene encoding UMP kinase, protein MTTKAQKSDDGKVRGRFLLKLSGEAFSGGGGLGVDPDVVHKIAREIAAVVRDGAEVAVVIGGGNFFRGAELQQRGMDRARSDYMGMLGTVMNCLALQDFLEKEGIDSRVQTAITMGQVAEPYIPLRAVRHLEKGRVVIFGAGMGMPYFSTDTTAAQRALEIDAEALLMGKNGVDGVYDSDPKTNPDAVKFDALGYGEVITRDLKVADATAITLCRDNKLPILVFELLAEGNIARAVKGEKIGTLVGEQGGRD, encoded by the coding sequence ATGACCACGAAGGCCCAGAAGAGCGACGACGGCAAAGTACGCGGCCGGTTTCTGCTGAAGCTGTCCGGAGAGGCCTTCTCCGGTGGCGGGGGCCTGGGCGTCGACCCCGACGTGGTGCACAAGATCGCCCGCGAGATCGCCGCCGTCGTCCGCGACGGAGCGGAGGTCGCGGTCGTCATCGGCGGCGGCAACTTCTTCCGCGGCGCCGAACTCCAGCAGCGCGGCATGGACCGTGCGCGCTCCGACTACATGGGCATGCTCGGCACCGTGATGAACTGCCTCGCCCTCCAGGACTTCCTGGAGAAGGAGGGCATCGACAGCCGGGTGCAGACCGCCATCACCATGGGGCAGGTCGCCGAGCCGTACATCCCGCTGCGCGCCGTGCGCCACCTGGAGAAGGGCCGCGTGGTCATCTTCGGCGCCGGCATGGGCATGCCGTACTTCTCCACCGACACCACCGCCGCCCAGCGCGCCCTGGAGATCGACGCCGAGGCGCTGCTCATGGGCAAGAACGGCGTGGACGGGGTCTACGACTCCGACCCCAAGACCAACCCCGACGCCGTCAAGTTCGACGCCCTCGGCTACGGCGAGGTCATCACCCGGGACCTCAAGGTCGCCGACGCCACGGCCATCACCCTGTGCCGCGACAACAAGCTCCCGATCCTCGTGTTCGAGCTTCTTGCGGAGGGCAATATCGCCCGCGCCGTCAAGGGTGAGAAGATCGGCACGCTGGTGGGTGAGCAGGGCGGCCGGGACTGA
- the tsf gene encoding translation elongation factor Ts: MANYTAADVKKLRELTGAGMMDCKKALDEAEGNVDKAVEALRIKGQKGVAKREGRSAENGAVVSIIADDNSSGVLVELKCETDFVAKGEKFQAVAQAIAEHVAKTNPADLEALLASEIEAGKTVQAFVDEANANLGEKIVLDRFAQFSDGYVLAYMHRTMPDLPPQIGVLVELDKPNAEVAKGIAQHIAAFAPKYLSKEDVPAEVVETERRVAEETTRAEGKPEAAIAKIVEGRVNGFFKDATLLGQPYALDNKKSVQKVLDEAGVTLKRFSRIKVGI, encoded by the coding sequence ATGGCGAACTACACCGCCGCCGACGTCAAGAAGCTCCGTGAGCTCACGGGCGCCGGCATGATGGACTGCAAGAAGGCGCTGGACGAGGCCGAGGGCAACGTCGACAAGGCCGTCGAGGCGCTGCGCATCAAGGGCCAGAAGGGCGTCGCCAAGCGCGAGGGCCGCTCCGCCGAGAACGGCGCCGTGGTCTCCATCATCGCCGACGACAACTCCTCCGGCGTCCTCGTCGAGCTGAAGTGCGAGACGGACTTCGTCGCCAAGGGCGAGAAGTTCCAGGCCGTGGCCCAGGCCATCGCCGAGCACGTCGCCAAGACGAACCCGGCCGACCTCGAGGCGCTCCTCGCCTCCGAGATCGAGGCCGGCAAGACCGTCCAGGCGTTCGTGGACGAGGCCAACGCCAACCTCGGCGAGAAGATCGTCCTGGACCGCTTCGCGCAGTTCTCCGACGGCTACGTCCTGGCCTACATGCACCGCACCATGCCCGACCTGCCCCCGCAGATCGGTGTCCTGGTCGAGCTCGACAAGCCCAACGCCGAGGTCGCCAAGGGCATCGCCCAGCACATCGCCGCCTTCGCGCCGAAGTACCTCTCCAAGGAGGACGTGCCGGCCGAGGTCGTCGAGACCGAGCGCCGCGTCGCCGAGGAGACCACCCGCGCCGAGGGCAAGCCCGAGGCCGCGATCGCCAAGATCGTCGAGGGTCGTGTCAACGGCTTCTTCAAGGACGCCACGCTGCTCGGCCAGCCGTACGCGCTCGACAACAAGAAGTCGGTCCAGAAGGTTCTGGACGAGGCCGGTGTCACCCTGAAGCGCTTCTCGCGCATCAAGGTCGGCATCTGA
- the rpsB gene encoding 30S ribosomal protein S2, with protein MAVVTMRELLESGVHFGHQTRRWNPKMKRFIFTERNGIYIIDLLQSLSYIDRAYEFVKETVAHGGTVMFVGTKKQAQEAIAEQATRVGMPFVNQRWLGGMLTNFSTVYKRLQRLKELEQIDFEDVAASGLTKKELLVLSREKAKLEKTLGGIREMSKVPSAVWIVDTKKEHIAVGEARKLNIPVVAILDTNCDPDEVDYKIPGNDDAIRSVTLLTRVIADAVAEGLISRSRVATGDKGEKAAAAEPLAEWERDLLEGEKKDEAPAAEAAPAAEAAPAAEATEAAPAAEAAPAEGEKAAEGEQA; from the coding sequence ATGGCCGTCGTCACGATGCGGGAGCTGCTGGAGAGCGGCGTCCACTTCGGTCACCAGACCCGTCGCTGGAACCCGAAGATGAAGCGCTTCATCTTCACCGAGCGCAACGGCATCTACATCATCGACCTGCTCCAGTCGCTGTCGTACATCGACCGCGCCTACGAGTTCGTCAAGGAGACCGTCGCCCACGGCGGCACGGTCATGTTCGTCGGCACGAAGAAGCAGGCGCAGGAGGCCATCGCGGAGCAGGCCACCCGCGTCGGCATGCCCTTCGTCAACCAGCGTTGGCTGGGCGGCATGCTCACCAACTTCTCGACCGTCTACAAGCGTCTGCAGCGCCTCAAGGAGCTCGAGCAGATCGACTTCGAGGACGTCGCGGCCTCCGGTCTGACCAAGAAGGAGCTTCTCGTGCTCTCGCGCGAGAAGGCCAAGCTGGAGAAGACCCTCGGCGGTATCCGCGAGATGTCCAAGGTTCCCAGCGCCGTCTGGATCGTGGACACCAAGAAGGAGCACATCGCGGTCGGTGAGGCCCGGAAGCTCAACATCCCGGTCGTCGCGATCCTCGACACCAACTGCGACCCCGACGAGGTCGACTACAAGATCCCGGGCAACGACGACGCGATCCGCTCCGTCACCCTGCTCACCCGCGTGATCGCCGACGCCGTCGCCGAGGGTCTCATCTCCCGCTCCCGCGTCGCCACCGGCGACAAGGGCGAGAAGGCCGCCGCCGCCGAGCCGCTGGCCGAGTGGGAGCGCGACCTGCTCGAGGGCGAGAAGAAGGACGAGGCTCCGGCCGCCGAGGCTGCTCCGGCCGCTGAGGCTGCTCCGGCCGCCGAGGCCACCGAGGCTGCCCCCGCCGCCGAGGCCGCTCCGGCCGAGGGCGAGAAGGCCGCCGAGGGCGAGCAGGCCTGA
- a CDS encoding M23 family metallopeptidase, whose product MRRAMRWVLMGAAVLLSPAVGALTPPARADPPVPGPSSAPADPVPAVGRAWPVGVRPSVLRGWEPPATVYGAGHRGVDLAAPAGSAVRAVAAGRVSFAGRVAGRGVVAVELAGTDLRTTYEPVTAAVRKGDEVVAGGVVGTVQAGGSHCGPATCVHWGLLRGETYLDPLSLLPPWLLARGPSRLLPVPPGQPPPGLRPVARQCLRWRGEPC is encoded by the coding sequence ATGCGACGAGCGATGCGATGGGTCCTGATGGGGGCGGCTGTGCTGCTGAGCCCGGCCGTGGGCGCCCTCACCCCTCCGGCCCGGGCGGACCCCCCGGTGCCGGGGCCGTCTTCCGCCCCCGCGGACCCGGTGCCGGCCGTGGGCCGCGCCTGGCCGGTGGGCGTGCGCCCCTCGGTGCTGCGGGGCTGGGAGCCCCCGGCGACGGTGTACGGCGCCGGCCACCGCGGCGTCGACCTGGCGGCGCCGGCCGGTTCGGCGGTGCGCGCGGTCGCGGCGGGCCGGGTGTCCTTCGCGGGCCGGGTGGCCGGCCGGGGCGTGGTTGCCGTGGAGCTGGCCGGAACGGATCTCCGCACCACGTACGAGCCGGTGACCGCGGCGGTGCGGAAGGGGGACGAGGTGGTGGCGGGCGGCGTGGTGGGGACGGTCCAGGCGGGAGGCTCGCACTGCGGACCGGCGACCTGCGTGCACTGGGGCCTGCTGCGGGGCGAGACCTACCTGGACCCGCTCTCCCTGCTGCCGCCCTGGCTGCTGGCGAGGGGGCCGTCGAGGCTGCTCCCGGTACCGCCGGGGCAGCCACCGCCGGGTCTCCGGCCTGTAGCGCGGCAGTGTCTCCGGTGGCGCGGGGAACCGTGCTGA
- a CDS encoding TetR/AcrR family transcriptional regulator, producing MAEHRSMQRAALLDAARSLLSEGGTEALTFPALAERTGLARSSVYEYFRSRAAVVEELCEADFPLWAAEVASAMERVDSPEGKVEAYVRQQLALVGDRRHRAVVAISASELDAGAREKIRAAHGGLVAMIVEALGEMGHAQPRLAAMLLQGVVDAAVRRIELGAAEDPTVITDAAVAMALRGVRG from the coding sequence GTGGCCGAGCACCGGTCGATGCAGCGAGCCGCCCTGCTGGACGCGGCTCGGTCCCTGCTGTCCGAGGGCGGGACGGAGGCGCTGACCTTTCCCGCGCTGGCCGAGCGGACGGGGCTGGCGCGGTCGTCCGTCTACGAGTACTTCCGGTCGCGCGCGGCCGTGGTCGAGGAGCTGTGCGAGGCCGACTTCCCGCTGTGGGCGGCGGAGGTGGCCTCCGCCATGGAGCGGGTGGACTCACCCGAGGGCAAGGTCGAGGCGTACGTACGGCAGCAGCTGGCGCTGGTCGGGGACCGGCGCCACCGGGCGGTCGTCGCGATCTCCGCGAGCGAGCTGGACGCGGGGGCCCGCGAGAAGATCCGGGCGGCCCACGGCGGCCTGGTCGCGATGATCGTCGAGGCGCTCGGGGAGATGGGCCACGCGCAGCCCCGGCTGGCGGCGATGCTGCTCCAGGGCGTCGTGGACGCGGCGGTCCGCCGCATCGAACTCGGCGCGGCCGAGGACCCCACCGTCATCACCGACGCCGCCGTGGCCATGGCCCTGCGGGGCGTACGGGGCTGA